Genomic DNA from Paenibacillus borealis:
CGTCATTAATTTCAAGGACAATATAGTTCTGCACGGTATCGGTGAAGACCCGGACACCTATATGCCCTTCCGGCGTTTTGTTTGGAAGAACGCCATGGAACACGGAGTTTTCAATCAGTGGCTGGAGACTCAGCTTCGGGATCTGCATGCTCCGCAGCGGCTCCTCGATGTCTGATTCCAGCCGGATTTGACACTTATAGCGCATATTGAGCAGCCCCACATAATCCGCCAAATAATCTAGCTCCTGCTGCAGCTGCACGGTCTGCTCGAAATTCTCCATGGAGTACCGCAGCAGTGCGACCAGCCGGCCCATCAGCGAGTTAATCTTCTCATAATCCTTCATCATGGCGAACATGCGGATGGTATTTAAGGTATTGTACATGAAATGGGGATTGATCTGTGATTGCAGGGCCCGGATCTCCAGCTTGCGCTTCAAATCCTCTGAATCATGCAAATCAGCCAGCAGATCCTGGATACGGACAGCCATTGTGTTCAGCATCCGACCCAGATCCCCGATTTCATTATTGGCAAAATGAGTAACCCGGGCCTCGAAATGGCCTTTCTTAAGCGCATCGACCTGCCGCTTCACCGCCTGTAGAGGCCGGTATAGCTGATACCCGAATCCGACAACGCACAGCGCCCCTAGCACCGCAAGAATGACCAGGAAATAAGTAACGGTCCGGCGGATGATATCTGCACTTGAAGTAAGCTCCTTGGATGGGATTTCCGAGACCACGATCCACTTGTCGTAGGTGGAGGTCTGTTTGACTGAGACAATAGAAGACCCGGCGGCAAACTGGTTCGGACGGTTCAACTCCTTCCAGTGCCGGAGAATCCCCTGTACCCGCTCGGTGTCTTCCTGCTCCGCAAGCTTGCTGGTTGTAGCAATGCTCATGCCGTCTTCAGTCAGAAGTGAAATGGAGCCTTCGCTCCCGAGCTGAATATTCTCAATCTGCTGCTGGTATTGATTATTGCTCATTGAGATCAGCAGTACTCCCTTGAGATCCTCATATAAATCGAAGGGGACCCGTGAGATATAGTAGGTTGAAGAATCCAGCACCGCAAGCTCCGGCATAGAATGTTTGTCCAGGAAGAGATTGGGCTTGCCCGAGGCTAAGTACGCTTCAATCAGCGGCCGGTAAGGCGAATCCTCAAGTGCTGCCGGGGCATCCGCAGAAGAGAGAATCTCCCCTGTAATGGTTGAGTACACCTGCAGCCCCTCTACGTTCCCGATAATCGCCGAGGCATTGCTGAGGACGGAGATCAGATCCTTTTTGCGGACAACCTCTTCGAAATATTGTGCCGACGGCGAGACCAGTGCGCCCTGAATGGACGAAATGCGTGAATATTGCTCACTTAATTCCCGCAGCCGGTTCATGGTTAATTCAATCCGGTCTACCACCTGATTGACAAGCTGGGCGTTCAGCCGGTTCACCTGTTTCTCTACGGTTGTAGTGGACACGCTTACAGAGATGGCGGACAACAGAATCAGCGGAATCACAGAGATGGCGAACATGACGAGAATCATCTTGATGTAGAAGCTCCGCCGCAAAAAACTGATGAATGGTGAACTCATGTGAACCCCTTCCGTTAGCTGAATGCTGGATAGGCTATCCTATAAAGATTATAGTACATTGGGGAATAGGGAGAAACAGCGATCAGGGCGAATCTTAAAAATGGTGACACATTGGCTCGAATCCGGCATGTTCACTAAGGGCGGCGTCTTCTATAATCCAAAGTGTAAGAACGATGTAAACGCAATCAATACAAGCGAATGGGGGATAACAATGAATTTTACAAGAAAGCTTGTACCGCTTATGGCATCAGCAGCATTAATGGCAACAGCCCTGGCAGGCTGCTCCGGTAACAACAATTCTGCAGCAGGCAGCACGGCATCACCGGAAGGAAGCGCGCAGACAGAGACTGGCGGCAAGCCGGCCAGCATCAAAGCGATGACGATCCTCTTCGGCAATCCGCCGGAGACGGGCAGCAATAAAGCGCTGGAGGATCTGGAGAAACGCGGCAACGTGGATCTGGATGTGACCTTCGTACCTTCCGAGGCCTATACCGATAAGCTCTCCGTAGCTGTGTCGGCAGGTGATTCCTATGATCTGCTGCTCATGGACGGCGGAAAGGATGATAAATTCAACAACCTGGTG
This window encodes:
- a CDS encoding cache domain-containing sensor histidine kinase — protein: MSSPFISFLRRSFYIKMILVMFAISVIPLILLSAISVSVSTTTVEKQVNRLNAQLVNQVVDRIELTMNRLRELSEQYSRISSIQGALVSPSAQYFEEVVRKKDLISVLSNASAIIGNVEGLQVYSTITGEILSSADAPAALEDSPYRPLIEAYLASGKPNLFLDKHSMPELAVLDSSTYYISRVPFDLYEDLKGVLLISMSNNQYQQQIENIQLGSEGSISLLTEDGMSIATTSKLAEQEDTERVQGILRHWKELNRPNQFAAGSSIVSVKQTSTYDKWIVVSEIPSKELTSSADIIRRTVTYFLVILAVLGALCVVGFGYQLYRPLQAVKRQVDALKKGHFEARVTHFANNEIGDLGRMLNTMAVRIQDLLADLHDSEDLKRKLEIRALQSQINPHFMYNTLNTIRMFAMMKDYEKINSLMGRLVALLRYSMENFEQTVQLQQELDYLADYVGLLNMRYKCQIRLESDIEEPLRSMQIPKLSLQPLIENSVFHGVLPNKTPEGHIGVRVFTDTVQNYIVLEINDDGIGLAEAELKKLQLHLLREESTENIGLQNVWLRMKLLFGGDAQILLFSAPGEGLTIRIMLPSEAVLMKEEHHESL